In the Psychromonas sp. psych-6C06 genome, TCGACTTCAATTATGGATACGCCTGCTTAATTTTTTAATCTGTATATAAAATATTTCCTTAATGAGAGCATGGTCAATTAAGCCATGCTTTTATCTATCCCCCCTCGTAAAAGTAATGTTAATAGCTTGTAAATATTGGGCGATTTCTTTAGAATTCAGCCAGATTTTGTACGCCTGATGTTCGTGGATTGATTATTAGGGGGTCGTACTTCACAGTTTTATGTTTAATGGGTTACTTTGGTAACTCCCAATGGAGATGGTTAAATGAGCAATGCGCCTGATAATTCTGGTCGCCGCAAGTTTCTGACACTAACAACGGGTGTTGTTGGTGCGGTTGGAGCTGCTGCTGTTGCAGTTCCTTTCGTGAAATCTTGGAGTCCTAGTGAAAAAGCAAAAGCGGCTGGAGCCCCTGTTGCAGTTGATATTAGTAAGATTCAACCTGGTCAGCTAATTCGTGTTGAGTGGCGTGGTAAACCAGTTTGGGTTGTTTCACGTAGTCAAAAAGTACTGGATGAATTAGCCTCACTAGATAGCATGTTGCGTGATCCTGCCTCAGAACAGGCACAACAGCCTGAATATGCAACAAATCCACTCCGTTCTCTAAAATCTGAAATATTCGTTGCAGTGGGTATTTGTACGCATTTAGGTTGTTCTCCAACATATTTACCCGATTCATTCTCTGAGCAAGTTGAAGGGGTTGAATCAGGTTTCTTCTGTCCATGTCATGGTTCAAAATTTGATATGGCTGGGCGCGTTTTTCAAAACGTACCTGCACCACTTAACTTAGTTATTCCTCCACATCATTATGTGAGCGATACAGAACTTCTTATTGGCCTAGACAAGGGAGATGCCTAATGCTTAAGAAATTAGTATTAGACGGTATTGACTGGGTAGATGCACGTATTCCAATGACTGAAACTTGGAATAAACATCTAGCACAATACCCGACGCCAGTTAACTTCAACTTTTGGTACTTTTTTGGTTCATTAGCAATGTTAGTGCTTGTTAATCAAATTTTAACT is a window encoding:
- the petA gene encoding ubiquinol-cytochrome c reductase iron-sulfur subunit, with product MSNAPDNSGRRKFLTLTTGVVGAVGAAAVAVPFVKSWSPSEKAKAAGAPVAVDISKIQPGQLIRVEWRGKPVWVVSRSQKVLDELASLDSMLRDPASEQAQQPEYATNPLRSLKSEIFVAVGICTHLGCSPTYLPDSFSEQVEGVESGFFCPCHGSKFDMAGRVFQNVPAPLNLVIPPHHYVSDTELLIGLDKGDA